A genomic region of Gossypium hirsutum isolate 1008001.06 chromosome D01, Gossypium_hirsutum_v2.1, whole genome shotgun sequence contains the following coding sequences:
- the LOC107921090 gene encoding uncharacterized protein At2g29880-like — protein MSGVPESIVPSQSSRGTKRKWVPEEDAALVSCMVDLHNIGTFNADTGFKAGYLNELEKMLEKALPNAMLKARPNIESRIRLLKRDWSIVYDMLNGQNNSGFGWDDHRQVIVAEDAVWDSYLKSHKEAGQFKHRSFPYYDQLTAIYAKDRATGKDAQTAAQTAADVLEEINAEDVPSADINEDRNEYYDCDANVSFDDMDVSATEPQTDKNQGVPHLQRGKKEF, from the exons atgtcaggtgttccagaatCAATTGTTCCTTCACAATcatctcgaggaaccaaaaggaaatgggttccagaagaagatgcagcacTGGTTTCCTGCATGGTGGACTTGCACAATATTGGGACATTTAACGCTGATacggggttcaaagccggttactTAAACGAGTTAGAAAAAATGTTAGAGAAGGCTTTACCTAATGCGATGTTGAAGGCAAGACCTAATATCGAGTCAAGGATTAGGTTACTGAAAAGAGATTGGTCAATAgtgtatgacatgcttaatggccaaaacaatagcggttttggttgggacgaccATAGGCAGGTcattgttgctgaagatgcggtctGGGACTCTTATTTAAAG agtcataaagaagccgGTCAGTTCAAACATCGTAGTTTCCCTTACTACGACCaacttactgccatatacgcaaaagatcgagcgactgggaaagacgctcaaacagccGCTCAAACAGCCGCTGacgttcttgaagaaataaatgctgaGGATGTACCTTCTGCAGATATTAATGAAGACAGAAACGAATACTATGATTGCGATGCTAATGTCTCTTtcgatgacatggatgtttctgccaCGGAGCCGCAAACAGACAAAAACCaaggggttcctcatcttcaaagagGAAAAAAAGAATTCTGA
- the LOC107921007 gene encoding probable calcium-binding protein CML35 produces MKLINRLSPKHLFRSNKKGPSTVSKFDPSSYTTSGSASSSSSESVSSVHKGNQYPLAPTVGTGTPTSVLPETSVDWLDFSANFYVELCQAFKTMDKDNDGVITRSEVEALLSKFARQPPSQEEISSMLGEVDGDGDGCISLETLMNQVAGPACEPELRETFDIFDTDHDGKITAEELMAFYKEKLGDERCTLEDCRLMIASVDKNGDGFVCFDDFSRMMEMQG; encoded by the coding sequence aTGAAACTAATCAATAGGCTTAGTCCCAAACATCTCTTTCGATCTAATAAAAAGGGTCCATCCACTGTCTCCAAGTTCGATCCTTCGTCGTATACTACTTCCGGTTCTGCTTCATCGTCTTCGTCAGAATCCGTTTCCTCAGTTCACAAAGGAAATCAGTACCCTTTAGCGCCAACAGTTGGAACCGGAACACCCACCAGTGTTTTGCCCGAAACATCGGTTGACTGGTTAGATTTTTCTGCTAATTTTTATGTAGAACTTTGCCAAGCTTTTAAAACGATGGATAAAGATAACGATGGGGTTATTACCAGAAGCGAGGTCGAGGCTTTGCTTAGCAAGTTCGCCAGGCAGCCGCCGAGCCAAGAAGAGATTTCGTCCATGCTTGGCGAGGTGGATGGAGACGGCGATGGGTGCATCAGCCTGGAAACGTTGATGAACCAGGTGGCTGGACCGGCTTGCGAACCGGAGCTGAGAGAGACGTTTGATATATTTGATACGGATCATGACGGGAAGATCACGGCGGAGGAGTTGATGGCGTTTTATAAGGAGAAATTAGGGGACGAGAGGTGCACGTTAGAGGATTGCCGGCTCATGATAGCTAGTGTTGATAAGAATGGAGATGGGTTTGTGTGCTTCGATGACTTCTCCAGAATGATGGAGATGCAGGGATGA